A stretch of Cucumis sativus cultivar 9930 chromosome 2, Cucumber_9930_V3, whole genome shotgun sequence DNA encodes these proteins:
- the LOC101208756 gene encoding chaperone protein dnaJ 1, mitochondrial isoform X3, which yields MKRLGWLGLCRRQLLSSEGVGPSIDLRLSLGKVPSLRQFFTCARGTSALQAFPSAVGNGPDFATAFPGSRHFIHSTGSCCSIERDYYEILGVQHNASREEIKKAYHALAKKYHPDANKNNPSAKRKFQEIREAYETLQDSEKRSQYDQRHGGESENVGFGAGDAEGFSYTYRTHFSDSFQKIFSEIFEHETGRLPSDIQVDLLLSFAEAAKGCTKDLSFDALVPCDSCYGRGYPVNASKRSCPTCRGLGRVTIPPFTSTCTTCRGSGQIIEESCGQCRGMGVVEGVMKVTVTIPAGVDSGDTIRVPEAGNSGGRDTHPGNLIIKLKVAEDHVFKRDGVDIYVDSNISFTQAILGGKVEVPTLSGRMQIEQVPKGVQPGQLLTLRGKGLPKHGFFVDRGDQYVRFRIKFPTEISERQRAILEEFAEEEIKHGIGNSNEASWWQRIVNHVGEPMFVLELSLLILIAVLLTSNG from the exons ATGAAACGCCTCGGCTGGCTAGGGCTG TGCCGGCGGCAATTACTTTCATCTGAAGGCGTAGGGCCGTCCATTGACTTACGACTCTCGCTCGGAAAAGTTCCATCATTACGCCAGTTTTTTACATGTGCTAGAG GTACATCAGCGTTGCAAGCATTTCCTTCTGCCGTAGGGAACGGTCCTGACTTTGCCACAGCATTTCCGGGGAGTAGACATTTCATACATAGCACAG GATCATGTTGTTCTATCGAACGAGATTACTATGAAATTCTGGGGGTTCAACACAATGCCAGTCGAGAAGAGATTAAAAAGGCATATCATGCG TTGGCAAAAAAGTACCATCCGGATGCTAATAAAAACAATCCTTCTGCCAAAAGGAAATTTCAGGAGATAAGAGAAGCCTATGAG ACTCTGCAGGATTCTGAGAAGAGATCCCAATATGACCAG AGGCATGGTGGAGAGTCTGAGAATGTAGGGTTTGGTGCTGGTGATGCGGAGGGGTTTAGCTATACTTATCGTACCCATTTTTCTGACtcatttcaaaagattttctCCGAG ATCTTTGAACATGAGACCGGTCGTCTTCCCTCAGATATTCAG GTTGACCTGCTGTTATCTTTTGCTGAAGCTGCAAAAGGATGCACTAAGGATTTGTCCTTTGATGCTCTGGTTCCCTGTGATTCTTGCT ATGGGCGTGGCTATCCAGTAAATGCATCGAAAAGAAGCTGCCCTACTTGCAGAGGTTTAGGTAGA GTTACTATTCCTCCATTTACATCGACGTGCACCACTTGCCGAGGATCGGGTCAAATCATTGAG GAATCATGTGGGCAATGCAGGGGAATGGGGGTTGTGGAGGGTGTCATGAAGGTTACAGTTACTATACCTGCTG GGGTTGATTCTGGAGATACCATTCGTGTACCAGAAGCTGGTAATAGTGGCGGAAGAGATACTCATCCTGGCAACTTGATCATTAAATTGAAG GTTGCTGAAGATCATGTCTTTAAGAGAGATGGTGTGGATATATATGTGGATTCTAATATCAGCTTTACTCAA GCTATTCTTGGGGGCAAGGTTGAGGTTCCAACATTGTCAGGCAGGATGCAAATAGAA CAGGTACCAAAAGGCGTTCAACCAGGACAGCTATTAACACTGAGAGGGAAAG GATTGCCGAAACATGGATTTTTTGTTGATCGTGGAGATCAGTATGTGCGATTCCGTATTAAATTTCCAAC TGAAATAAGTGAACGCCAGCGTGCCATTTTAGAAGAGTTTgctgaagaagaaataaagcaTGGGATTGGCAACTCAAATGAAGCAAGTTG GTGGCAACGAATTGTTAACCATGTTGGGGAACCTATGTTTGTTCTTGAACTGTCCCTATTAATCTTGATCGCTGTGCTCCTAACTTCAAATGGCTGA
- the LOC101208756 gene encoding chaperone protein dnaJ 1, mitochondrial isoform X4 has protein sequence MKRLGWLGLCRRQLLSSEGVGPSIDLRLSLGKVPSLRQFFTCARALQAFPSAVGNGPDFATAFPGSRHFIHSTGSCCSIERDYYEILGVQHNASREEIKKAYHALAKKYHPDANKNNPSAKRKFQEIREAYETLQDSEKRSQYDQRHGGESENVGFGAGDAEGFSYTYRTHFSDSFQKIFSEIFEHETGRLPSDIQVDLLLSFAEAAKGCTKDLSFDALVPCDSCYGRGYPVNASKRSCPTCRGLGRVTIPPFTSTCTTCRGSGQIIEESCGQCRGMGVVEGVMKVTVTIPAGVDSGDTIRVPEAGNSGGRDTHPGNLIIKLKVAEDHVFKRDGVDIYVDSNISFTQAILGGKVEVPTLSGRMQIEQVPKGVQPGQLLTLRGKGLPKHGFFVDRGDQYVRFRIKFPTEISERQRAILEEFAEEEIKHGIGNSNEASWWQRIVNHVGEPMFVLELSLLILIAVLLTSNG, from the exons ATGAAACGCCTCGGCTGGCTAGGGCTG TGCCGGCGGCAATTACTTTCATCTGAAGGCGTAGGGCCGTCCATTGACTTACGACTCTCGCTCGGAAAAGTTCCATCATTACGCCAGTTTTTTACATGTGCTAGAG CGTTGCAAGCATTTCCTTCTGCCGTAGGGAACGGTCCTGACTTTGCCACAGCATTTCCGGGGAGTAGACATTTCATACATAGCACAG GATCATGTTGTTCTATCGAACGAGATTACTATGAAATTCTGGGGGTTCAACACAATGCCAGTCGAGAAGAGATTAAAAAGGCATATCATGCG TTGGCAAAAAAGTACCATCCGGATGCTAATAAAAACAATCCTTCTGCCAAAAGGAAATTTCAGGAGATAAGAGAAGCCTATGAG ACTCTGCAGGATTCTGAGAAGAGATCCCAATATGACCAG AGGCATGGTGGAGAGTCTGAGAATGTAGGGTTTGGTGCTGGTGATGCGGAGGGGTTTAGCTATACTTATCGTACCCATTTTTCTGACtcatttcaaaagattttctCCGAG ATCTTTGAACATGAGACCGGTCGTCTTCCCTCAGATATTCAG GTTGACCTGCTGTTATCTTTTGCTGAAGCTGCAAAAGGATGCACTAAGGATTTGTCCTTTGATGCTCTGGTTCCCTGTGATTCTTGCT ATGGGCGTGGCTATCCAGTAAATGCATCGAAAAGAAGCTGCCCTACTTGCAGAGGTTTAGGTAGA GTTACTATTCCTCCATTTACATCGACGTGCACCACTTGCCGAGGATCGGGTCAAATCATTGAG GAATCATGTGGGCAATGCAGGGGAATGGGGGTTGTGGAGGGTGTCATGAAGGTTACAGTTACTATACCTGCTG GGGTTGATTCTGGAGATACCATTCGTGTACCAGAAGCTGGTAATAGTGGCGGAAGAGATACTCATCCTGGCAACTTGATCATTAAATTGAAG GTTGCTGAAGATCATGTCTTTAAGAGAGATGGTGTGGATATATATGTGGATTCTAATATCAGCTTTACTCAA GCTATTCTTGGGGGCAAGGTTGAGGTTCCAACATTGTCAGGCAGGATGCAAATAGAA CAGGTACCAAAAGGCGTTCAACCAGGACAGCTATTAACACTGAGAGGGAAAG GATTGCCGAAACATGGATTTTTTGTTGATCGTGGAGATCAGTATGTGCGATTCCGTATTAAATTTCCAAC TGAAATAAGTGAACGCCAGCGTGCCATTTTAGAAGAGTTTgctgaagaagaaataaagcaTGGGATTGGCAACTCAAATGAAGCAAGTTG GTGGCAACGAATTGTTAACCATGTTGGGGAACCTATGTTTGTTCTTGAACTGTCCCTATTAATCTTGATCGCTGTGCTCCTAACTTCAAATGGCTGA
- the LOC101208756 gene encoding chaperone protein dnaJ 1, mitochondrial isoform X2 → MKRLGWLGLCRRQLLSSEGVGPSIDLRLSLGKVPSLRQFFTCARGSTCTSALQAFPSAVGNGPDFATAFPGSRHFIHSTGSCCSIERDYYEILGVQHNASREEIKKAYHALAKKYHPDANKNNPSAKRKFQEIREAYETLQDSEKRSQYDQRHGGESENVGFGAGDAEGFSYTYRTHFSDSFQKIFSEIFEHETGRLPSDIQVDLLLSFAEAAKGCTKDLSFDALVPCDSCYGRGYPVNASKRSCPTCRGLGRVTIPPFTSTCTTCRGSGQIIEESCGQCRGMGVVEGVMKVTVTIPAGVDSGDTIRVPEAGNSGGRDTHPGNLIIKLKVAEDHVFKRDGVDIYVDSNISFTQAILGGKVEVPTLSGRMQIEVPKGVQPGQLLTLRGKGLPKHGFFVDRGDQYVRFRIKFPTEISERQRAILEEFAEEEIKHGIGNSNEASWWQRIVNHVGEPMFVLELSLLILIAVLLTSNG, encoded by the exons ATGAAACGCCTCGGCTGGCTAGGGCTG TGCCGGCGGCAATTACTTTCATCTGAAGGCGTAGGGCCGTCCATTGACTTACGACTCTCGCTCGGAAAAGTTCCATCATTACGCCAGTTTTTTACATGTGCTAGAG GTTCTACATGTACATCAGCGTTGCAAGCATTTCCTTCTGCCGTAGGGAACGGTCCTGACTTTGCCACAGCATTTCCGGGGAGTAGACATTTCATACATAGCACAG GATCATGTTGTTCTATCGAACGAGATTACTATGAAATTCTGGGGGTTCAACACAATGCCAGTCGAGAAGAGATTAAAAAGGCATATCATGCG TTGGCAAAAAAGTACCATCCGGATGCTAATAAAAACAATCCTTCTGCCAAAAGGAAATTTCAGGAGATAAGAGAAGCCTATGAG ACTCTGCAGGATTCTGAGAAGAGATCCCAATATGACCAG AGGCATGGTGGAGAGTCTGAGAATGTAGGGTTTGGTGCTGGTGATGCGGAGGGGTTTAGCTATACTTATCGTACCCATTTTTCTGACtcatttcaaaagattttctCCGAG ATCTTTGAACATGAGACCGGTCGTCTTCCCTCAGATATTCAG GTTGACCTGCTGTTATCTTTTGCTGAAGCTGCAAAAGGATGCACTAAGGATTTGTCCTTTGATGCTCTGGTTCCCTGTGATTCTTGCT ATGGGCGTGGCTATCCAGTAAATGCATCGAAAAGAAGCTGCCCTACTTGCAGAGGTTTAGGTAGA GTTACTATTCCTCCATTTACATCGACGTGCACCACTTGCCGAGGATCGGGTCAAATCATTGAG GAATCATGTGGGCAATGCAGGGGAATGGGGGTTGTGGAGGGTGTCATGAAGGTTACAGTTACTATACCTGCTG GGGTTGATTCTGGAGATACCATTCGTGTACCAGAAGCTGGTAATAGTGGCGGAAGAGATACTCATCCTGGCAACTTGATCATTAAATTGAAG GTTGCTGAAGATCATGTCTTTAAGAGAGATGGTGTGGATATATATGTGGATTCTAATATCAGCTTTACTCAA GCTATTCTTGGGGGCAAGGTTGAGGTTCCAACATTGTCAGGCAGGATGCAAATAGAA GTACCAAAAGGCGTTCAACCAGGACAGCTATTAACACTGAGAGGGAAAG GATTGCCGAAACATGGATTTTTTGTTGATCGTGGAGATCAGTATGTGCGATTCCGTATTAAATTTCCAAC TGAAATAAGTGAACGCCAGCGTGCCATTTTAGAAGAGTTTgctgaagaagaaataaagcaTGGGATTGGCAACTCAAATGAAGCAAGTTG GTGGCAACGAATTGTTAACCATGTTGGGGAACCTATGTTTGTTCTTGAACTGTCCCTATTAATCTTGATCGCTGTGCTCCTAACTTCAAATGGCTGA
- the LOC101208756 gene encoding chaperone protein dnaJ 1, mitochondrial isoform X1 — MKRLGWLGLCRRQLLSSEGVGPSIDLRLSLGKVPSLRQFFTCARGSTCTSALQAFPSAVGNGPDFATAFPGSRHFIHSTGSCCSIERDYYEILGVQHNASREEIKKAYHALAKKYHPDANKNNPSAKRKFQEIREAYETLQDSEKRSQYDQRHGGESENVGFGAGDAEGFSYTYRTHFSDSFQKIFSEIFEHETGRLPSDIQVDLLLSFAEAAKGCTKDLSFDALVPCDSCYGRGYPVNASKRSCPTCRGLGRVTIPPFTSTCTTCRGSGQIIEESCGQCRGMGVVEGVMKVTVTIPAGVDSGDTIRVPEAGNSGGRDTHPGNLIIKLKVAEDHVFKRDGVDIYVDSNISFTQAILGGKVEVPTLSGRMQIEQVPKGVQPGQLLTLRGKGLPKHGFFVDRGDQYVRFRIKFPTEISERQRAILEEFAEEEIKHGIGNSNEASWWQRIVNHVGEPMFVLELSLLILIAVLLTSNG, encoded by the exons ATGAAACGCCTCGGCTGGCTAGGGCTG TGCCGGCGGCAATTACTTTCATCTGAAGGCGTAGGGCCGTCCATTGACTTACGACTCTCGCTCGGAAAAGTTCCATCATTACGCCAGTTTTTTACATGTGCTAGAG GTTCTACATGTACATCAGCGTTGCAAGCATTTCCTTCTGCCGTAGGGAACGGTCCTGACTTTGCCACAGCATTTCCGGGGAGTAGACATTTCATACATAGCACAG GATCATGTTGTTCTATCGAACGAGATTACTATGAAATTCTGGGGGTTCAACACAATGCCAGTCGAGAAGAGATTAAAAAGGCATATCATGCG TTGGCAAAAAAGTACCATCCGGATGCTAATAAAAACAATCCTTCTGCCAAAAGGAAATTTCAGGAGATAAGAGAAGCCTATGAG ACTCTGCAGGATTCTGAGAAGAGATCCCAATATGACCAG AGGCATGGTGGAGAGTCTGAGAATGTAGGGTTTGGTGCTGGTGATGCGGAGGGGTTTAGCTATACTTATCGTACCCATTTTTCTGACtcatttcaaaagattttctCCGAG ATCTTTGAACATGAGACCGGTCGTCTTCCCTCAGATATTCAG GTTGACCTGCTGTTATCTTTTGCTGAAGCTGCAAAAGGATGCACTAAGGATTTGTCCTTTGATGCTCTGGTTCCCTGTGATTCTTGCT ATGGGCGTGGCTATCCAGTAAATGCATCGAAAAGAAGCTGCCCTACTTGCAGAGGTTTAGGTAGA GTTACTATTCCTCCATTTACATCGACGTGCACCACTTGCCGAGGATCGGGTCAAATCATTGAG GAATCATGTGGGCAATGCAGGGGAATGGGGGTTGTGGAGGGTGTCATGAAGGTTACAGTTACTATACCTGCTG GGGTTGATTCTGGAGATACCATTCGTGTACCAGAAGCTGGTAATAGTGGCGGAAGAGATACTCATCCTGGCAACTTGATCATTAAATTGAAG GTTGCTGAAGATCATGTCTTTAAGAGAGATGGTGTGGATATATATGTGGATTCTAATATCAGCTTTACTCAA GCTATTCTTGGGGGCAAGGTTGAGGTTCCAACATTGTCAGGCAGGATGCAAATAGAA CAGGTACCAAAAGGCGTTCAACCAGGACAGCTATTAACACTGAGAGGGAAAG GATTGCCGAAACATGGATTTTTTGTTGATCGTGGAGATCAGTATGTGCGATTCCGTATTAAATTTCCAAC TGAAATAAGTGAACGCCAGCGTGCCATTTTAGAAGAGTTTgctgaagaagaaataaagcaTGGGATTGGCAACTCAAATGAAGCAAGTTG GTGGCAACGAATTGTTAACCATGTTGGGGAACCTATGTTTGTTCTTGAACTGTCCCTATTAATCTTGATCGCTGTGCTCCTAACTTCAAATGGCTGA
- the LOC101208756 gene encoding chaperone protein dnaJ 1, mitochondrial isoform X5, whose translation MKRLGWLGLCRRQLLSSEGVGPSIDLRLSLGKVPSLRQFFTCARGSTCTSALQAFPSAVGNGPDFATAFPGSRHFIHSTGSCCSIERDYYEILGVQHNASREEIKKAYHALAKKYHPDANKNNPSAKRKFQEIREAYETLQDSEKRSQYDQRHGGESENVGFGAGDAEGFSYTYRTHFSDSFQKIFSEIFEHETGRLPSDIQVDLLLSFAEAAKGCTKDLSFDALVPCDSCYGRGYPVNASKRSCPTCRGLGRVTIPPFTSTCTTCRGSGQIIEESCGQCRGMGVVEGVMKVTVTIPAGVDSGDTIRVPEAGNSGGRDTHPGNLIIKLKVAEDHVFKRDGVDIYVDSNISFTQAILGGKVEVPTLSGRMQIEQVPKGVQPGQLLTLRGKGLPKHGFFVDRGDQYVRFRIKFPTEISERQRAILEEFAEEEIKHGIGNSNEASWLYQQLSTG comes from the exons ATGAAACGCCTCGGCTGGCTAGGGCTG TGCCGGCGGCAATTACTTTCATCTGAAGGCGTAGGGCCGTCCATTGACTTACGACTCTCGCTCGGAAAAGTTCCATCATTACGCCAGTTTTTTACATGTGCTAGAG GTTCTACATGTACATCAGCGTTGCAAGCATTTCCTTCTGCCGTAGGGAACGGTCCTGACTTTGCCACAGCATTTCCGGGGAGTAGACATTTCATACATAGCACAG GATCATGTTGTTCTATCGAACGAGATTACTATGAAATTCTGGGGGTTCAACACAATGCCAGTCGAGAAGAGATTAAAAAGGCATATCATGCG TTGGCAAAAAAGTACCATCCGGATGCTAATAAAAACAATCCTTCTGCCAAAAGGAAATTTCAGGAGATAAGAGAAGCCTATGAG ACTCTGCAGGATTCTGAGAAGAGATCCCAATATGACCAG AGGCATGGTGGAGAGTCTGAGAATGTAGGGTTTGGTGCTGGTGATGCGGAGGGGTTTAGCTATACTTATCGTACCCATTTTTCTGACtcatttcaaaagattttctCCGAG ATCTTTGAACATGAGACCGGTCGTCTTCCCTCAGATATTCAG GTTGACCTGCTGTTATCTTTTGCTGAAGCTGCAAAAGGATGCACTAAGGATTTGTCCTTTGATGCTCTGGTTCCCTGTGATTCTTGCT ATGGGCGTGGCTATCCAGTAAATGCATCGAAAAGAAGCTGCCCTACTTGCAGAGGTTTAGGTAGA GTTACTATTCCTCCATTTACATCGACGTGCACCACTTGCCGAGGATCGGGTCAAATCATTGAG GAATCATGTGGGCAATGCAGGGGAATGGGGGTTGTGGAGGGTGTCATGAAGGTTACAGTTACTATACCTGCTG GGGTTGATTCTGGAGATACCATTCGTGTACCAGAAGCTGGTAATAGTGGCGGAAGAGATACTCATCCTGGCAACTTGATCATTAAATTGAAG GTTGCTGAAGATCATGTCTTTAAGAGAGATGGTGTGGATATATATGTGGATTCTAATATCAGCTTTACTCAA GCTATTCTTGGGGGCAAGGTTGAGGTTCCAACATTGTCAGGCAGGATGCAAATAGAA CAGGTACCAAAAGGCGTTCAACCAGGACAGCTATTAACACTGAGAGGGAAAG GATTGCCGAAACATGGATTTTTTGTTGATCGTGGAGATCAGTATGTGCGATTCCGTATTAAATTTCCAAC TGAAATAAGTGAACGCCAGCGTGCCATTTTAGAAGAGTTTgctgaagaagaaataaagcaTGGGATTGGCAACTCAAATGAAGCAAGTTG GCTTTATCAGCAGCTCTCTACTGGTTGA
- the LOC101208756 gene encoding chaperone protein dnaJ 1, mitochondrial isoform X6 yields the protein MKRLGWLGLCRRQLLSSEGVGPSIDLRLSLGKVPSLRQFFTCARGSTCTSALQAFPSAVGNGPDFATAFPGSRHFIHSTGSCCSIERDYYEILGVQHNASREEIKKAYHALAKKYHPDANKNNPSAKRKFQEIREAYETLQDSEKRSQYDQRHGGESENVGFGAGDAEGFSYTYRTHFSDSFQKIFSEIFEHETGRLPSDIQVDLLLSFAEAAKGCTKDLSFDALVPCDSCYGRGYPVNASKRSCPTCRGLGRVTIPPFTSTCTTCRGSGQIIEESCGQCRGMGVVEGVMKVTVTIPAGVDSGDTIRVPEAGNSGGRDTHPGNLIIKLKVAEDHVFKRDGVDIYVDSNISFTQAILGGKVEVPTLSGRMQIEVPKGVQPGQLLTLRGKGLPKHGFFVDRGDQYVRFRIKFPTEISERQRAILEEFAEEEIKHGIGNSNEASWLYQQLSTG from the exons ATGAAACGCCTCGGCTGGCTAGGGCTG TGCCGGCGGCAATTACTTTCATCTGAAGGCGTAGGGCCGTCCATTGACTTACGACTCTCGCTCGGAAAAGTTCCATCATTACGCCAGTTTTTTACATGTGCTAGAG GTTCTACATGTACATCAGCGTTGCAAGCATTTCCTTCTGCCGTAGGGAACGGTCCTGACTTTGCCACAGCATTTCCGGGGAGTAGACATTTCATACATAGCACAG GATCATGTTGTTCTATCGAACGAGATTACTATGAAATTCTGGGGGTTCAACACAATGCCAGTCGAGAAGAGATTAAAAAGGCATATCATGCG TTGGCAAAAAAGTACCATCCGGATGCTAATAAAAACAATCCTTCTGCCAAAAGGAAATTTCAGGAGATAAGAGAAGCCTATGAG ACTCTGCAGGATTCTGAGAAGAGATCCCAATATGACCAG AGGCATGGTGGAGAGTCTGAGAATGTAGGGTTTGGTGCTGGTGATGCGGAGGGGTTTAGCTATACTTATCGTACCCATTTTTCTGACtcatttcaaaagattttctCCGAG ATCTTTGAACATGAGACCGGTCGTCTTCCCTCAGATATTCAG GTTGACCTGCTGTTATCTTTTGCTGAAGCTGCAAAAGGATGCACTAAGGATTTGTCCTTTGATGCTCTGGTTCCCTGTGATTCTTGCT ATGGGCGTGGCTATCCAGTAAATGCATCGAAAAGAAGCTGCCCTACTTGCAGAGGTTTAGGTAGA GTTACTATTCCTCCATTTACATCGACGTGCACCACTTGCCGAGGATCGGGTCAAATCATTGAG GAATCATGTGGGCAATGCAGGGGAATGGGGGTTGTGGAGGGTGTCATGAAGGTTACAGTTACTATACCTGCTG GGGTTGATTCTGGAGATACCATTCGTGTACCAGAAGCTGGTAATAGTGGCGGAAGAGATACTCATCCTGGCAACTTGATCATTAAATTGAAG GTTGCTGAAGATCATGTCTTTAAGAGAGATGGTGTGGATATATATGTGGATTCTAATATCAGCTTTACTCAA GCTATTCTTGGGGGCAAGGTTGAGGTTCCAACATTGTCAGGCAGGATGCAAATAGAA GTACCAAAAGGCGTTCAACCAGGACAGCTATTAACACTGAGAGGGAAAG GATTGCCGAAACATGGATTTTTTGTTGATCGTGGAGATCAGTATGTGCGATTCCGTATTAAATTTCCAAC TGAAATAAGTGAACGCCAGCGTGCCATTTTAGAAGAGTTTgctgaagaagaaataaagcaTGGGATTGGCAACTCAAATGAAGCAAGTTG GCTTTATCAGCAGCTCTCTACTGGTTGA
- the LOC101208516 gene encoding pentatricopeptide repeat-containing protein At5g27460 — protein sequence MTQWLRALEVAARTEPVMKMPLRSGIGRIYFLLQAWRSLSSPTSRVDSLATTSVVSSKILQNGGDDGKFKQEFMKLKLPRSSVNTVLQRTSITKLRRVVKKFCKSKRFERALEALILMETRDNFRMYPAEHALRLELTIKAHGLLKAEEYFNQLPTIASQKASSLPLLHGYVKERNTEKAEAFMVKLRDSGLVVNHHLYNEMMKLYVATYQNEKVPLVIKDMKQNQIPRNVLSYNLWMNACSELYGVGSIELVFEEMLTDKNVQVGWSTMCTLANVYIQEGLVEKAFAALKEAEKKLSPCKRLGYFFLITLYASLKDKEGVFRVWRASKAVSGNPTCANYICILLCLVKLGEIDKAEKVFKEWELNCRNYDIRVSNVLLGAYVRNGLLEKAESLHRHTLGRGGNPNYKTWEILMEGWVRSQQNVDRAINFLTGNNESQT from the exons ATGACGCAGTGGCTCCGCGCTTTAGAAGTCGCCGCTCGAACGGAACCGGTGATGAAGATGCCTCTCCGCTCCGGCATCGGACG AATTTACTTCCTTCTCCAAGCATGGAGGTCTCTATCGTCACCTACTTCGCGAGTCGACTCTTTGGCCACCACTTCTGTTGTATCTTCCAAAATCCTTCAAAATGGTGGCGACGATGGCAAATTCAAGCAGGAATTTATGAAGCTCAAGTTACCTCGGAGTAGTGTGAACACTGTGCTTCAAAGGACCTCAATCACTAAGCTCCGGCGTGTTGTCAAGAAGTTCTGCAAATCGAAGCGCTTTGAGCGTGCACTAGAg GCACTAATATTGATGGAAACCCGAGATAATTTTCGCATGTACCCGGCTGAACATGCTCTCAGATTGGAATTGACAATCAAAGCCCACGGTTTACTGAAAGCTGAAGAGTACTTCAATCAACTGCCCACCATAGCTTCTCAGAAAGCTTCATCTCTCCCTCTTCTTCATGGTTATGTCAAAGAGAGGAACACTGAAAAGGCCGAGGCTTTCATGGTGAAGCTAAGGGACTCGGGACTGGTTGTGAACCATCATCTTTACAATGAGATGATGAAACTGTATGTGGCCACATATCAGAATGAGAAAGTTCCTCTCGTGATAAAGGACATGAAGCAAAATCAAATACCGAGGAATGTTCTCTCATACAACCTTTGGATGAATGCTTGCAGTGAGTTATATGGGGTTGGATCAATCGAGTTGGTGTTTGAAGAAATGCTGACTGATAAGAATGTTCAAGTGGGATGGAGCACTATGTGTACTCTGGCTAACGTTTATATACAGGAAGGCCTTGTTGAAAAAGCATTTGCAGCCTTAAAAGAAGCTGAGAAGAAGCTATCCCCATGTAAAAGGCttggatattttttcttaatcacaTTATATGCCTCATTGAAGGATAAGGAAGGAGTTTTTCGAGTTTGGAGAGCTAGTAAAGCTGTAAGTGGCAACCCTACTTGTGCTAATTACATATGTATATTGCTGTGTTTGGTGAAGCTAGGAGAAATAGATAAGGCAGAGAAAGTATTCAAGGAATGGGAGTTGAATTGTCGCAACTACGACATTAGAGTGTCCAATGTTCTTTTGGGTGCATATGTGAGAAATGGATTGTTAGAGAAGGCTGAGTCATTGCATAGGCACACATTGGGGAGAGGTGGTAATCCGAATTACAAGACATGGGAGATTCTCATGGAGGGGTGGGTGAGAAGCCAACAAAACGTGGATAGAGCTATTAATTTTCTCACTGGAAACAATGAATCCCAAACATGA